From the Patescibacteria group bacterium genome, one window contains:
- a CDS encoding NADP-dependent oxidoreductase: MKAVQINKYGDNSVVEVNEKAAKPEVSAGTVLVEVHAASVNPVDWKIREGYLKEMMQLEFPATLGVDFSGVIAEVGESVSGFKPGDEVYGMASAMTGGSFAEFIIVPFASVALKPKSVSHSEAAAVPLTGLSALQVLKDQMNISNGQKVLIHGGAGGIGTLAIQIAKQLGAEVATTASKEDSDIVKELGADTVIDYKNEKFEDMVKDYDAVFDTIGGETYQRSFQVLKKGGVIVSMVEKPNEELMKQYEVEAKMQFTQPNGAQLAELATLVDEAKMKIKIDRAFPLDAVKEALDYLQNSHHQGKVVITVK; encoded by the coding sequence ATGAAAGCAGTTCAAATTAATAAATATGGCGACAACAGTGTCGTTGAAGTCAATGAGAAAGCAGCCAAACCAGAGGTGTCTGCTGGTACAGTTTTAGTGGAAGTCCACGCCGCAAGCGTTAATCCTGTGGACTGGAAAATCCGGGAAGGATATCTTAAAGAGATGATGCAGCTTGAGTTTCCAGCCACCCTGGGGGTTGATTTTTCAGGTGTAATAGCAGAGGTTGGTGAGAGTGTTTCCGGGTTTAAGCCAGGGGATGAAGTCTATGGCATGGCCAGCGCCATGACTGGCGGTTCGTTTGCTGAATTTATAATTGTACCATTTGCATCAGTAGCCCTTAAGCCAAAAAGCGTCTCGCATAGTGAGGCTGCGGCCGTCCCACTTACGGGATTAAGTGCGTTGCAAGTCTTAAAGGACCAGATGAATATTTCCAACGGACAAAAAGTACTAATTCATGGCGGTGCTGGTGGAATCGGCACGTTGGCAATTCAGATAGCAAAACAGCTTGGCGCTGAAGTTGCAACAACCGCAAGTAAAGAGGATAGTGACATTGTGAAAGAATTGGGTGCGGATACGGTTATTGATTATAAGAATGAAAAGTTTGAGGATATGGTGAAAGACTACGATGCGGTTTTTGACACTATCGGCGGTGAAACATATCAGCGATCATTTCAAGTACTCAAAAAGGGTGGAGTTATCGTTTCCATGGTCGAGAAGCCGAATGAAGAACTGATGAAGCAATACGAAGTTGAGGCGAAGATGCAATTTACTCAACCCAACGGCGCGCAGCTTGCAGAACTTGCCACCTTGGTTGATGAAGCGAAGATGAAAATAAAGATTGACCGCGCATTTCCCTTGGATGCAGTAAAAGAAGCACTTGATTATTTACAAAACAGCCACCATCAAGGCAAGGTGGTGATTACTGTTAAATAA
- a CDS encoding MBL fold metallo-hydrolase, with product MFLTTGEGVIVVDAPPSIGENILKAIAETTDEPITHVIYSHSHADHIAAASMYPENAIYIAHEETALRLAQDRPFEFGLFVGGSDVPDPTVTFSDTYTLTVGTQTLELEYKGPAHRPGNIFIYAPQQKVLMFIDVIFPGWTPFKWLAVAEDVPAFVDAHDWVLSYDFDALISGHVGRLGTREDVEMQKEYILDTQANAAKALQTVDFSAIAAEIGFSNVWLLFDTYLNAVSEECAKLTEEKWVDRLGAVDVFTKSHCDKLVESLRID from the coding sequence ATGTTTTTAACAACTGGAGAAGGGGTTATCGTTGTTGATGCTCCGCCATCCATTGGAGAAAATATATTGAAAGCCATTGCAGAAACAACTGACGAACCCATAACTCATGTTATTTACAGTCACTCGCATGCAGATCATATCGCTGCAGCAAGTATGTACCCAGAAAATGCAATATATATTGCTCATGAAGAAACTGCTTTGAGATTAGCTCAAGATAGACCTTTTGAATTTGGTTTGTTTGTGGGAGGCTCTGATGTTCCAGATCCTACGGTAACCTTCTCAGACACCTATACATTAACTGTCGGCACGCAAACATTAGAGCTCGAGTACAAAGGACCTGCCCATAGACCAGGCAATATCTTTATCTATGCTCCTCAGCAAAAAGTGTTGATGTTTATTGATGTTATCTTCCCCGGATGGACACCGTTTAAATGGTTAGCCGTTGCGGAAGACGTGCCTGCCTTTGTTGATGCTCATGATTGGGTATTAAGCTATGACTTTGATGCATTAATCAGCGGGCATGTAGGACGTTTAGGAACAAGAGAAGATGTTGAAATGCAAAAAGAGTATATCTTAGATACTCAAGCTAATGCAGCGAAAGCACTACAAACAGTTGATTTTAGTGCTATTGCGGCGGAAATTGGGTTTTCAAATGTATGGTTACTATTTGACACCTATTTAAATGCTGTCAGCGAAGAATGCGCAAAACTAACAGAGGAAAAATGGGTAGATAGATTAGGTGCGGTTGATGTATTTACCAAAAGTCATTGTGATAAGTTAGTTGAGAGCTTAAGAATTGATTAG
- a CDS encoding DUF2007 domain-containing protein produces the protein MGTLITIKTYPDRTEAELVKGVLESKGIKAMVSADDAGGMNPALLWATGGVRLLVKKKDIQMATEVLESFSK, from the coding sequence ATGGGAACTTTGATAACCATTAAAACCTACCCAGATAGGACAGAGGCAGAACTTGTAAAAGGAGTTCTTGAGTCAAAAGGTATCAAAGCTATGGTTTCTGCAGATGATGCTGGCGGGATGAATCCCGCCCTCTTATGGGCCACAGGGGGAGTGCGCTTACTCGTTAAGAAGAAAGATATTCAGATGGCAACTGAGGTTTTAGAAAGTTTTAGTAAGTAG